In the Aulosira sp. FACHB-615 genome, one interval contains:
- a CDS encoding YidH family protein: MNKIDRQREHQANERTFLAWLRTSIGLIGFGFAIARFGLFLRQLNTAITQQEPTVHPLFNSENLGVALVIVGVSAIALAAWRYNQVFWQIERGDYQPNRLPVWILTAVVMILGLLSIPLLFLRNHLTPRPSSISPQPQTKIINPK; this comes from the coding sequence ATGAATAAAATAGACCGTCAACGGGAACATCAAGCCAATGAACGAACTTTTCTCGCTTGGTTGAGAACTTCCATCGGTTTAATTGGTTTTGGTTTTGCCATTGCGCGATTTGGTCTATTTTTACGCCAATTAAATACGGCAATTACGCAACAAGAACCAACAGTACATCCGTTATTTAACTCGGAGAATTTAGGAGTTGCTTTAGTAATTGTGGGAGTAAGTGCGATCGCTCTAGCCGCGTGGCGATATAATCAGGTTTTCTGGCAAATTGAACGGGGAGATTATCAACCCAATCGTTTACCCGTGTGGATACTCACCGCAGTGGTGATGATTTTAGGTTTACTGAGTATTCCTTTATTATTTTTACGCAATCATCTGACACCACGCCCATCTTCAATATCACCCCAGCCCCAAACTAAAATTATTAACCCAAAATAA
- a CDS encoding DUF692 domain-containing protein, translating into MMLSQLPSLGVGLGFREPFKSDLFLNRPQVDFLEIVAEHYLDAPVQKQQELEILAAHFPIIPHAINLSLGSAEGLDTNYLRKLATLIQQVNPPWWSEHICFTKAGGVDIGHLSPLPYTKEAVDILCRNIAEVRRFVDVPLILENITYMVKLPGAEMTEAQFLAEVVERADCGLLLDVTNLHTNAVNYGYDVQDFFNDLPWERVVQLHFVGGHWHDGVLIDSHSQSTPAEVWQIMAEVVARIPVKGIVLERDENLPPFTEIAQELQTARKILIPSCLGGCGE; encoded by the coding sequence ATGATGTTATCTCAACTTCCTAGTTTGGGTGTCGGGTTGGGTTTTCGAGAACCATTCAAAAGTGATTTGTTTCTCAACCGTCCACAAGTAGACTTTCTGGAAATTGTGGCAGAACATTATCTTGATGCACCAGTACAAAAACAACAAGAGTTAGAAATACTAGCTGCACATTTCCCGATAATTCCCCACGCCATTAATTTATCGCTGGGTAGTGCGGAAGGTTTAGACACAAATTATTTACGCAAACTTGCAACCTTAATTCAACAAGTTAACCCGCCTTGGTGGAGTGAACATATTTGTTTTACCAAAGCTGGCGGTGTGGATATTGGGCATTTGTCACCCTTACCTTACACCAAAGAGGCGGTAGATATACTCTGTCGCAATATTGCCGAGGTGCGACGCTTTGTTGATGTGCCGTTAATTCTGGAAAATATTACCTATATGGTAAAACTTCCTGGTGCAGAGATGACCGAAGCGCAGTTTTTGGCAGAAGTAGTAGAACGTGCTGACTGTGGGTTGCTGTTGGATGTGACGAATTTACATACTAATGCGGTGAATTATGGTTATGATGTCCAAGATTTTTTCAATGATTTACCTTGGGAACGTGTTGTACAGTTGCATTTCGTCGGCGGACATTGGCATGATGGTGTATTAATTGATAGTCATTCCCAGTCAACCCCTGCGGAAGTTTGGCAAATAATGGCGGAAGTTGTCGCCCGCATTCCCGTGAAAGGGATAGTGTTAGAACGGGATGAAAATTTACCTCCGTTTACAGAAATAGCCCAAGAATTGCAGACAGCACGAAAGATTCTCATACCAAGTTGCTTGGGTGGGTGTGGGGAATAG
- the nifJ gene encoding pyruvate:ferredoxin (flavodoxin) oxidoreductase yields MSQTFATIDGNEAVARVAYKLNEVIAIYPITPSSAMGEWADAWSAEGRPNLWGTVPSVVQMQSEGGAAGAVHGALQTGSLSTTFTASQGLLLMIPNLYKIAGELTSTVVHVAARSLATHALSIFGDHSDVMAARATGFALLCSASVQESHDLALIAHAATLKSRVSFMHFFDGFRTSHEVQKVKLLADDDIKSLIPDELILEHRARALTPDRPVLRGTAQNPDVYFQSREGANPYYNACPEIVQDIMDQFGDRTGRYYRIFEYHGAEDAERVIVIMGSGCETVHETVDYLNARGEKVGVVKVRLYRPFDIQRFVQMLPETVQAIAVLDRTKEAGSTGEPLYLDVVAAIHEIYAERGSGRDKVPSEIVAARGSGRDEVPSEIVAARGSGRDQVPPMIICGRYGLSSKEFTPAMVKAVFDNLALPRPKNHFTVGIHDDVTHTSLSFDPNFSIEPDSVVRAMFYGLGSDGTVGANKNSIKIIGEGTDNYAQGYFVYDSKKSGSMTVSHLRFGPQPIRSTYLIDKANFIGCHHWVFLEKVDVLQGAATGATILLNSPFDKETVWQNLPLKVRQQILDKQLKLYVINANQVARESGMGGRINTIMQVCFFALAGVLPQEDAIAKIKKAIEKTYGKKGADIVRMNLQAVDMTLDNLHQVNIPTAEQGKWLDEELFSTNSLPVSAPEFIQEVLGKIMIWQGDDLPVSALPADGTFPTGTAKWEKRNVAQEIPVWEPDVCVQCSKCVMVCPHSAIRGKVYQESELADAPSAFKSVNAKDKDFNHQKFTIQVAPEDCTGCAICVDICPAKSKSEPTKKAINMAQQLPLREQEKQNWDFFLNLPNPDRRNLKLNQIRQQQLQEPLFEFSGACAGCGETPYLKLLTQLFGDRSVIANATGCSSIYGGNLPTTPWTTNADGRGPAWSNSLFEDNAEFGFGYRLSIDKQGEFAAELLQQISSEVGDNLVNSILSAEQKNEADIWEQRERVALLKDKLDHILTAAIDANLKSKIINLKSIADYLVKKSVWIIGGDGWAYDIDFGGIDHVLASGRNVNILVMDTEVYSNTGGQSSKATPKAAVAKFAASGKPAPKKDLGLMAMNYGNVYVASVALGAKDDHTLKAFLEAEAYEGPSLIIAYSHCIAHGINMTTGMNHQKALIESGRWLLYRHNPLLKEQGKNPLQLDMRPPTTSVEASMYQENRFKMLTKSKPEIAKQLLEQAQAEVDARWQMYQYLAQRNI; encoded by the coding sequence ATGAGTCAAACCTTTGCAACCATCGACGGGAATGAAGCTGTTGCCCGTGTTGCTTACAAATTAAATGAAGTAATTGCTATTTATCCTATTACTCCCTCTTCCGCGATGGGTGAATGGGCGGATGCTTGGTCAGCAGAAGGTCGTCCCAATCTTTGGGGTACGGTTCCCAGCGTTGTGCAGATGCAAAGTGAAGGTGGTGCGGCTGGTGCAGTTCATGGGGCATTACAAACAGGTTCTTTAAGTACCACATTTACGGCTTCTCAAGGGCTATTGTTAATGATTCCTAACCTCTACAAAATTGCAGGGGAACTCACTAGCACAGTTGTTCATGTGGCTGCACGCTCATTGGCTACTCATGCTTTATCCATTTTCGGCGATCATAGTGATGTGATGGCGGCGCGGGCGACTGGCTTTGCCTTGTTGTGTTCCGCTTCAGTGCAAGAAAGTCACGACTTAGCCCTCATCGCCCATGCAGCAACTCTCAAATCAAGAGTTTCGTTTATGCACTTTTTTGACGGGTTCCGCACCTCTCATGAAGTGCAGAAGGTGAAATTATTGGCGGATGACGATATTAAATCGCTCATTCCCGACGAGTTAATTTTAGAACACCGCGCCCGTGCTTTAACCCCAGACCGCCCTGTGTTGCGGGGTACTGCCCAAAATCCTGATGTTTACTTCCAATCGCGGGAAGGCGCAAACCCTTACTACAACGCCTGTCCAGAGATTGTCCAAGATATCATGGATCAATTTGGCGATCGCACAGGTAGATATTACCGCATTTTTGAATATCACGGTGCTGAAGATGCGGAACGGGTAATTGTCATCATGGGTTCTGGTTGTGAAACTGTCCATGAAACAGTTGATTATCTCAACGCCCGTGGGGAAAAAGTCGGCGTGGTGAAAGTACGCCTCTACCGTCCCTTTGATATCCAAAGGTTTGTGCAAATGTTACCAGAAACTGTACAAGCGATCGCGGTTTTAGACCGCACAAAAGAAGCAGGTAGCACCGGCGAACCACTATATCTCGATGTGGTCGCAGCTATCCACGAAATCTATGCTGAACGCGGTAGTGGTAGAGACAAAGTTCCCTCGGAAATTGTCGCTGCCCGTGGTAGTGGCAGAGATGAGGTTCCCTCAGAAATTGTCGCTGCCCGTGGTAGTGGTCGAGATCAAGTCCCACCGATGATTATCTGTGGTCGTTACGGCCTTTCCTCCAAGGAATTTACTCCTGCAATGGTCAAGGCCGTTTTCGACAACCTCGCCCTACCAAGACCAAAAAATCATTTCACTGTGGGTATTCATGATGATGTTACCCACACATCCCTTTCCTTTGACCCCAACTTTTCCATCGAACCCGATAGCGTCGTCCGGGCAATGTTCTACGGCTTGGGTTCCGATGGGACAGTGGGGGCGAATAAAAACTCCATCAAAATTATTGGTGAGGGAACCGATAACTACGCCCAAGGTTACTTTGTCTACGACTCGAAAAAATCCGGTTCCATGACCGTATCTCACCTGCGGTTCGGGCCGCAACCGATACGGTCTACCTACCTGATAGACAAAGCCAACTTTATTGGCTGTCACCACTGGGTATTTCTAGAAAAGGTCGATGTGCTGCAAGGGGCGGCAACTGGGGCGACAATTTTGTTAAACAGTCCCTTTGATAAAGAGACAGTTTGGCAAAATCTCCCCTTGAAAGTGCGACAGCAAATTTTAGATAAGCAGCTGAAATTGTATGTCATCAATGCCAACCAAGTCGCCCGTGAAAGTGGCATGGGGGGACGCATCAATACAATTATGCAGGTGTGCTTCTTTGCCTTAGCTGGGGTATTGCCACAAGAGGATGCGATCGCCAAAATTAAAAAGGCGATCGAAAAGACTTATGGTAAAAAAGGCGCAGATATCGTCCGCATGAACTTGCAAGCGGTCGATATGACCTTAGATAATCTGCATCAAGTCAATATCCCCACTGCTGAACAAGGTAAATGGCTAGATGAGGAATTATTCTCGACCAATTCCTTACCTGTGAGTGCGCCCGAATTTATCCAAGAAGTCTTGGGTAAAATCATGATTTGGCAAGGCGATGATTTACCTGTCAGTGCCTTACCAGCAGATGGAACCTTCCCCACAGGCACAGCCAAATGGGAAAAACGCAACGTCGCCCAAGAAATCCCCGTTTGGGAACCGGATGTCTGCGTACAATGCAGTAAATGTGTGATGGTTTGTCCGCACAGCGCCATCCGTGGCAAAGTATATCAAGAAAGTGAATTAGCTGATGCACCATCCGCCTTTAAGTCGGTGAATGCCAAAGATAAAGATTTTAATCATCAAAAATTTACTATTCAAGTTGCTCCCGAAGATTGTACAGGTTGCGCTATTTGTGTAGATATTTGTCCTGCTAAAAGTAAATCTGAACCAACGAAAAAAGCCATTAATATGGCGCAGCAACTACCTTTAAGAGAACAAGAAAAGCAAAACTGGGATTTCTTTTTAAACTTACCCAATCCTGACCGCAGAAATTTAAAATTAAACCAAATTCGTCAACAACAATTACAAGAACCCTTATTTGAATTTTCTGGTGCTTGCGCTGGTTGTGGTGAGACACCTTATTTAAAATTATTAACACAATTGTTTGGCGATCGCTCAGTTATTGCCAACGCCACCGGCTGTTCCTCCATCTACGGCGGAAACCTCCCCACCACCCCTTGGACAACTAACGCCGATGGACGTGGCCCGGCTTGGTCGAATAGTTTATTTGAAGATAACGCTGAATTTGGTTTTGGTTATCGCTTATCAATAGATAAACAAGGCGAATTTGCCGCCGAATTATTACAACAAATCAGCAGTGAAGTAGGCGACAACCTCGTTAATTCCATTCTCAGTGCCGAACAAAAAAATGAAGCCGATATTTGGGAACAACGAGAAAGAGTTGCATTATTAAAAGACAAATTAGATCACATTTTAACTGCTGCGATCGACGCGAATTTAAAATCTAAAATTATCAATTTAAAATCTATTGCAGATTACCTCGTCAAAAAAAGCGTCTGGATTATCGGCGGTGATGGTTGGGCCTATGATATAGACTTTGGCGGTATTGACCATGTGTTAGCCAGTGGTCGCAACGTCAATATTTTAGTCATGGATACAGAAGTATATTCTAATACTGGCGGTCAATCTTCCAAAGCCACCCCCAAAGCAGCCGTAGCGAAATTTGCTGCTAGTGGTAAGCCTGCACCGAAAAAAGACTTAGGCTTAATGGCCATGAACTACGGGAATGTCTACGTAGCCAGTGTAGCTTTAGGCGCAAAAGATGACCACACCCTCAAAGCATTCTTAGAAGCCGAAGCTTATGAAGGCCCTTCACTAATTATTGCCTACAGCCATTGCATCGCCCACGGCATCAACATGACCACCGGCATGAATCACCAAAAAGCCTTGATAGAATCAGGGCGGTGGTTGTTATATCGCCACAATCCCCTATTAAAAGAACAAGGTAAGAACCCCTTGCAATTAGATATGCGCCCTCCTACAACATCTGTAGAAGCATCCATGTATCAAGAAAATCGCTTTAAAATGCTCACCAAGAGTAAACCAGAAATTGCCAAGCAGT